From the Leucobacter tenebrionis genome, one window contains:
- a CDS encoding purine-nucleoside phosphorylase → MSNEQDPAALASAAAETIARLTGVERHDIGLTLGSGWGRAADVIGETVAVIPAEEVPGFHVSGVPGHSGTLRSIRLAGGKHALVIGARTHFYEGRGVRAVVHGVRTAAATGASVMILTNGAGGIDPAFKAGEPVLISDHLNLTATSPVEGADFIDLTDLYASRLRALAVDVEPSLQQGVYVQLPGPHYETPAEIHYLRTIGGQIVGMSTALEAIAARQAGMEVLGLSLITNPAAGLGEDPLSHEEVLAEGKAAEPRLADLLSRVVARL, encoded by the coding sequence ATGAGTAACGAGCAAGATCCCGCGGCCCTCGCGTCGGCGGCCGCCGAGACCATCGCGCGCCTCACCGGCGTCGAACGGCACGACATCGGCCTCACCCTCGGCAGCGGTTGGGGCAGGGCCGCCGACGTGATCGGCGAGACCGTCGCGGTGATCCCCGCCGAGGAAGTTCCCGGATTCCACGTCTCGGGGGTGCCCGGCCACTCGGGCACGCTGCGCTCGATCCGCCTCGCGGGCGGCAAGCACGCGCTCGTGATCGGCGCGCGCACCCACTTCTACGAGGGCCGGGGGGTGCGCGCGGTCGTGCACGGCGTGCGCACGGCCGCGGCGACCGGCGCTTCGGTGATGATCCTCACCAACGGCGCCGGAGGCATCGACCCCGCGTTCAAGGCCGGCGAGCCGGTGCTCATCTCGGATCATCTCAATCTCACCGCGACGTCACCCGTCGAGGGTGCGGACTTCATCGATCTCACCGACCTGTACGCCTCGCGCCTGCGCGCGCTGGCCGTCGACGTCGAGCCGTCGCTGCAGCAGGGCGTCTACGTGCAGCTGCCCGGGCCGCACTACGAGACGCCCGCCGAGATCCACTACCTGCGCACGATCGGCGGGCAGATCGTGGGCATGTCGACCGCGCTCGAGGCCATCGCGGCGCGGCAGGCCGGGATGGAGGTGCTGGGGCTCTCGCTCATCACGAACCCCGCTGCGGGTCTGGGCGAGGATCCGCTGAGCCACGAAGAGGTGCTCGCCGAGGGCAAGGCGGCCGAGCCGAGGCTCGCCGACCTGCTCTCGCGGGTGGTCGCCCGGCTGTAG
- a CDS encoding PIN domain-containing protein — MTAHLLDTNVLIALLDPDQTFASEVSAWFFSEPDRHWLTCPITENGAVRIISLPRYSRSQPPHVTVEALRTLMTFGRHKHVPDNVSLLSPDIDVRRLHGPGQVTDTYLALLTQQHGAVFATLDRRFSISALAHPVEVFQVPT; from the coding sequence ATGACAGCGCATCTCCTCGACACGAATGTTCTCATCGCGCTACTCGATCCTGACCAGACCTTCGCCTCCGAGGTAAGTGCCTGGTTCTTCTCCGAACCCGACCGACACTGGCTCACCTGCCCGATCACCGAGAATGGCGCGGTCCGTATCATCTCCTTGCCGCGATACTCCCGAAGCCAGCCTCCGCATGTCACAGTTGAGGCGCTCCGCACGCTGATGACGTTCGGCAGGCATAAGCACGTCCCCGACAATGTCTCCTTACTGAGCCCGGACATCGACGTCCGCCGCCTTCACGGCCCGGGGCAGGTCACCGATACGTATCTCGCTCTCCTCACCCAGCAGCACGGTGCGGTGTTCGCGACTCTCGACCGACGATTCTCGATCTCCGCTCTCGCCCACCCGGTCGAGGTGTTCCAAGTCCCGACCTAG
- a CDS encoding amidohydrolase, translated as MTATAGGDLAIVGARLRTNTDADSDATAILVRDGRIAMIGDDETILAAAAAAAAADAAASDAGIEVRDVAGATVTPGLFDSHTHPHWAADVTAGIDLGGLGTIAELRAAIAAEHARLPEGAWLRGWNLEYEAFEHGDEGPGAGEPAGLRGDLLEDAAPGRPVALICYDLHTALGTAPALAAAGITGPRDFDDASEIVVDASGIPTGELREPTAYNLLFDAAPKPSHDEERDALRDMFRRLAAAGLTGGAIMDGKDRTVELLAELEQRGELDHRVTVHHWHAVGDTDDDVARVIAAKDRCGRLWQTGAIKLFSDGVIDTGTAWLHEPDTCGDGRSAFWPSWERFGDVVRAYHDAGMLIATHAVGDYAVSRVLDVYASLPARDGLPFHSIEHLEVLSDADVDQLRAVASSGAGVAGVTASMQPLHMQWRAADHSDSWAMRLGEGRDETGYRVRDVLDAGVTLVLGSDWPVAQCDPRLGMAWARGRHTPGDASAHVFEPSQRLTGEEALLAYTLWPARARGHADRGVLAPGAVADLTVWGADPVSVSPDELPEVPIRLTVVDGRVVHEG; from the coding sequence ATGACCGCCACCGCAGGGGGAGACCTCGCCATTGTCGGCGCGCGATTGCGCACCAACACGGATGCCGATTCCGACGCCACCGCGATCCTCGTCAGGGACGGCCGGATCGCGATGATCGGCGACGACGAGACGATCCTGGCGGCTGCGGCTGCGGCTGCGGCCGCCGATGCCGCCGCATCCGATGCCGGCATCGAGGTGCGCGATGTCGCGGGCGCGACCGTGACCCCCGGCCTCTTCGACAGCCACACCCACCCGCACTGGGCGGCCGACGTGACAGCCGGGATCGACCTCGGCGGGCTCGGCACCATCGCCGAGCTGCGCGCAGCGATCGCCGCCGAGCACGCGCGCCTCCCCGAGGGGGCCTGGCTGCGCGGCTGGAATCTCGAGTACGAGGCCTTCGAGCACGGAGACGAGGGACCGGGGGCCGGTGAGCCGGCCGGTCTGCGAGGCGATCTCCTCGAGGACGCCGCCCCGGGCCGCCCCGTCGCGCTCATCTGCTACGACCTGCACACCGCTCTCGGAACGGCCCCCGCGCTCGCCGCGGCGGGCATCACCGGCCCCCGCGACTTCGACGACGCGAGCGAGATCGTCGTCGACGCCTCAGGGATCCCGACCGGAGAGCTGCGCGAACCCACGGCCTACAACCTGCTCTTCGACGCCGCCCCGAAGCCGTCGCACGACGAGGAGCGCGACGCGCTGCGGGACATGTTCCGCAGGCTGGCCGCCGCCGGGCTCACGGGCGGGGCCATCATGGACGGCAAGGATCGCACGGTCGAGCTGCTGGCCGAACTCGAGCAGCGGGGAGAGCTGGATCACCGCGTCACGGTGCACCACTGGCACGCCGTCGGCGACACCGACGACGACGTGGCCCGCGTCATCGCGGCGAAGGATCGTTGCGGGCGTTTGTGGCAGACGGGCGCGATCAAACTGTTCAGCGACGGAGTGATCGACACCGGCACGGCCTGGCTGCACGAGCCCGACACGTGCGGCGACGGGCGCTCGGCGTTCTGGCCGTCGTGGGAGCGCTTCGGCGACGTCGTGCGCGCCTACCACGACGCCGGCATGCTCATCGCGACGCACGCCGTCGGAGACTACGCGGTGAGCCGGGTGCTCGACGTCTACGCCTCGCTGCCCGCGCGAGACGGGCTTCCGTTCCACTCCATCGAGCACCTCGAGGTGCTCTCCGATGCTGACGTGGATCAGCTGCGCGCGGTCGCGAGCAGCGGCGCCGGAGTCGCGGGGGTCACCGCTTCGATGCAGCCGCTGCACATGCAGTGGCGGGCCGCGGACCACAGCGACAGCTGGGCGATGCGGCTCGGCGAGGGACGCGACGAGACCGGCTACCGCGTGCGCGACGTGCTCGATGCCGGTGTCACGCTCGTGCTCGGCTCCGACTGGCCCGTTGCGCAGTGCGATCCGCGGCTCGGCATGGCCTGGGCGCGCGGGCGGCACACCCCCGGCGATGCCTCGGCGCACGTGTTCGAGCCTTCGCAGCGCCTGACCGGCGAGGAGGCCCTGCTGGCCTACACGCTGTGGCCGGCGCGGGCGCGGGGCCACGCGGATCGCGGCGTGCTCGCACCCGGCGCCGTCGCGGATCTCACGGTGTGGGGAGCCGACCCGGTCTCGGTCTCGCCCGACGAGCTGCCCGAGGTTCCGATCCGTCTCACCGTCGTCGACGGCCGCGTCGTGCACGAGGGGTAG
- a CDS encoding cupin domain-containing protein encodes MSHTVLTHAAHDTAAADLGAHAPKPTALTDALTEASTTIWSGDRIDTGLWECTPGVFTAERNGYTEICTILAGRVTIEVEGQAPEEFGPGDVMVMPSGWKGVWRVHEPLRKHFTTIDD; translated from the coding sequence ATGAGCCACACCGTCCTCACCCACGCTGCCCACGACACGGCCGCAGCCGATCTCGGCGCCCACGCACCCAAGCCGACAGCCCTCACCGACGCCCTGACAGAGGCCTCGACGACCATCTGGTCGGGAGACCGCATCGACACGGGCCTCTGGGAGTGCACGCCGGGTGTCTTCACGGCCGAGCGCAACGGCTACACCGAGATCTGCACGATCCTCGCGGGTCGGGTCACGATCGAGGTCGAGGGGCAGGCGCCCGAGGAGTTCGGCCCGGGCGACGTGATGGTCATGCCCTCCGGATGGAAGGGCGTCTGGCGCGTGCACGAACCGCTGCGCAAGCACTTCACCACGATCGACGACTGA
- a CDS encoding NAD(P)/FAD-dependent oxidoreductase: MINGNVSHWWQQIGAPKPRPELPGNLTADVAIVGAGYTGLWTAYYLKQARPELRVVMLEQRHAGYGASGRNGGWLTAAITGGREQYVKTHGRDAAERFQRAMNETVDEVIRVTEAEGIEADIKKGGEFNVAYTPAQEARIRAFAEAEQTWRYTDLELLEAPEAQAKINVANTRAAVWHPHAARIQPAKLAAGLADAVERFGVEIYERTRVVEIEPHRVRTTHGTVSAEYVVRATEGFTANLKGLHRLWLPMNSSLIATEPLSAEVWEELNWSRGEVLGDFAHVYMYAQRTADDRIAIGGRGVPYKFGSKTDTDGQTPLVTVDTLSEILHRFFPSTRGAAIDHVWSGVLGVPRDWAATVGLDRETGIAWGGGYVGTGVTSTNLAGRTITDLILGDDTEIASLPWVNHRVRKWEPEPLRWIATKGLYAAYGVADRAELAGRAKTSPIAHVADVITGRH, from the coding sequence ATGATCAACGGCAACGTGTCCCACTGGTGGCAGCAGATCGGCGCCCCGAAGCCGCGCCCGGAGCTGCCGGGGAACCTCACCGCCGACGTGGCGATCGTGGGCGCCGGCTACACCGGCCTCTGGACCGCGTACTACCTCAAGCAGGCCCGGCCCGAGCTTCGGGTCGTGATGCTCGAGCAGCGCCACGCCGGGTACGGCGCCTCCGGTCGGAACGGCGGCTGGCTCACGGCTGCGATCACCGGGGGCCGTGAGCAGTACGTCAAGACCCACGGGCGCGACGCCGCGGAGCGCTTCCAGCGCGCCATGAACGAGACCGTCGACGAGGTGATCCGCGTCACCGAGGCCGAGGGCATCGAGGCCGACATCAAGAAGGGCGGCGAGTTCAACGTCGCCTACACGCCGGCCCAGGAAGCGCGGATCCGCGCGTTCGCGGAGGCCGAGCAGACCTGGCGGTACACGGACCTCGAACTGCTCGAAGCGCCGGAGGCGCAGGCGAAGATCAATGTCGCGAACACTCGCGCGGCGGTGTGGCACCCGCACGCCGCGCGTATCCAACCCGCGAAGCTCGCCGCCGGGCTCGCCGACGCGGTCGAGCGGTTCGGAGTCGAGATCTACGAGCGCACCCGCGTCGTCGAGATCGAGCCCCACCGGGTGCGCACCACGCACGGCACGGTTTCCGCCGAGTACGTGGTGCGGGCGACCGAGGGGTTCACCGCCAATCTCAAGGGCCTGCACCGGCTCTGGCTCCCCATGAACTCCTCGCTCATCGCGACCGAACCGCTCTCGGCCGAGGTGTGGGAGGAGCTGAACTGGAGCCGGGGCGAGGTGCTCGGCGATTTCGCGCATGTCTACATGTACGCGCAGCGCACGGCCGACGACCGGATCGCGATCGGCGGGCGCGGCGTGCCCTACAAGTTCGGCTCGAAGACCGACACCGACGGCCAGACCCCGCTCGTGACTGTCGACACGCTGAGCGAGATCCTGCACCGCTTCTTCCCATCGACCCGGGGTGCGGCCATCGACCACGTCTGGTCCGGTGTGCTGGGCGTGCCGCGCGACTGGGCCGCGACGGTCGGGCTCGACCGCGAGACCGGCATCGCGTGGGGCGGAGGCTACGTCGGCACCGGTGTGACCTCGACCAACCTGGCAGGTCGCACCATCACCGATCTCATCCTCGGCGACGACACCGAGATCGCCTCGTTGCCCTGGGTGAACCACCGCGTGCGCAAGTGGGAGCCGGAGCCGCTGCGCTGGATCGCGACGAAGGGCCTCTACGCGGCCTACGGCGTCGCCGACCGTGCCGAGCTCGCGGGTCGCGCGAAGACCTCGCCCATCGCGCACGTCGCCGACGTCATCACCGGCCGGCACTGA
- a CDS encoding FitA-like ribbon-helix-helix domain-containing protein, which produces MAQLLIRNLPDEVKESLRERAKSNGRSMEAEARKILVDFIQSAENIVVEYEGPYSPEAIFERFGVKMLPKNRPGRAITFEETQALIDEFV; this is translated from the coding sequence GTGGCACAGCTGCTGATCCGCAATCTGCCCGACGAGGTGAAGGAGAGCCTGCGCGAGCGCGCCAAGAGCAACGGGCGGTCGATGGAAGCTGAAGCCCGCAAGATCCTGGTGGATTTCATCCAATCGGCCGAGAACATCGTGGTCGAGTACGAGGGCCCCTACTCGCCCGAGGCGATCTTCGAGCGCTTCGGAGTGAAGATGCTGCCGAAGAACCGCCCCGGTCGAGCTATCACGTTCGAAGAGACCCAAGCTCTGATCGATGAGTTTGTATGA
- a CDS encoding flavin monoamine oxidase family protein, with protein sequence MQSVDVVVIGAGFAGLVASRELGRAGFEVVTLEARDRIGGRTWTDYRLGHDLEMGANWIHWVQPHVWAEATRYGREIVRSPAADEAYWHGADGTSRKGTLADFMALIEEGQQLVIDDVRDVMPRGSEPLNGRIAELDSLSIQDRFDALGLDPEARAANESVWVGHVNAPLGEVGLSSALRWVSATGGHWQLMHEASATFRVVDGMRGFTDAIAADVPGEIRLNTAVASVTQEGDGADAHAIVETTDGERIRARRVVSTLPVNAIASIRFDPPLPDAWQRQNAETVASQGTKVWIRAEGHVPRFFAYASQHHPISVLKAEFYCTDERGDYTILVGFGPDHTRIELDDVASVQAAVDACRPGITVTEVTAHDWMTDPLAGNTWMTHRPGQLTRDLAELQQPDGVLHFATTDNANLWGGFIDGAIESGLREARRVAEAIKPH encoded by the coding sequence ATGCAGTCGGTCGACGTCGTCGTCATCGGTGCCGGATTCGCGGGCCTCGTGGCCTCTCGCGAGCTGGGCAGAGCGGGGTTCGAGGTGGTGACGCTCGAGGCTCGGGATCGGATCGGCGGCCGCACCTGGACCGACTACCGACTCGGTCACGACCTCGAGATGGGCGCCAACTGGATCCACTGGGTGCAGCCTCACGTATGGGCCGAGGCGACTCGCTACGGCCGCGAGATCGTGCGCAGCCCCGCCGCGGACGAGGCCTACTGGCACGGAGCCGACGGAACCTCCCGCAAGGGCACGCTCGCCGATTTCATGGCGCTCATCGAAGAGGGACAGCAGCTGGTCATCGACGATGTGCGCGACGTCATGCCGCGGGGCTCGGAACCGCTCAATGGCCGGATCGCGGAGCTCGACTCGCTGAGCATCCAGGATCGTTTCGACGCTCTCGGGCTCGACCCCGAGGCTCGGGCCGCGAACGAGTCGGTGTGGGTCGGGCACGTGAACGCCCCCCTCGGCGAGGTCGGACTGTCGAGCGCCCTGCGCTGGGTATCGGCCACGGGTGGGCACTGGCAGCTCATGCATGAGGCCTCGGCGACGTTCCGCGTCGTCGACGGGATGCGGGGATTCACCGACGCGATAGCCGCGGACGTTCCGGGGGAGATCCGCCTGAACACGGCGGTCGCCTCGGTGACGCAGGAGGGGGACGGCGCCGACGCGCACGCGATCGTCGAGACGACCGACGGGGAGCGGATCCGCGCCCGGCGCGTCGTGAGTACACTGCCCGTCAACGCCATCGCGAGCATCCGCTTCGATCCGCCCCTCCCCGACGCCTGGCAGCGGCAGAACGCCGAGACCGTGGCCTCGCAGGGCACGAAGGTGTGGATCCGCGCCGAGGGCCACGTGCCCCGCTTCTTCGCCTACGCCAGCCAGCACCACCCCATCTCGGTGCTCAAAGCGGAGTTCTACTGCACGGACGAGCGCGGCGACTACACGATCCTCGTCGGTTTCGGCCCCGATCACACCCGCATTGAGCTCGACGACGTGGCGAGCGTGCAGGCCGCCGTCGACGCGTGCAGGCCGGGCATCACCGTGACTGAGGTGACCGCGCACGACTGGATGACGGATCCGCTCGCGGGCAACACCTGGATGACCCACCGCCCGGGCCAGCTCACCCGCGACCTCGCCGAGTTGCAGCAGCCCGACGGCGTGCTGCACTTCGCGACGACCGACAATGCGAACCTCTGGGGCGGATTCATCGACGGGGCGATCGAGAGCGGTCTCCGCGAAGCCCGACGCGTCGCTGAAGCCATCAAGCCCCACTGA
- a CDS encoding aminotransferase class I/II-fold pyridoxal phosphate-dependent enzyme, with protein MTRIEPGSPTSEPSSRISAEKTSSLPRSAGTAALERDPGMPSSTWRLRSDAWEYLRFAVKRLALSGEDSDALASDSEIHRNLRALETIEMYWAGFGQRYVQSIGELLNTGDYRTALDRIGRVVNRLRGDTIPDEPRDEHLDEQERAEQVSDVDSRPRFEVLVIDETTPADRDTMRTEALRLRAPADAFIYEFVVVPSADDAVAAVLTNPNILACVVRPGFSDRTRQRLSRELLETIRLARSEVHTGRTSERSSLASVQRVLGLADTLAALRPELDLYLMAGAHIEDLAGALTRRFRRVFRREDQLELHLSLLRRVSHLYDTPFFSAIQDHARRPVGVFHALPIGRGGSVMNSKWIRDLADFYGMNLLLAETSATSGGLDSLLAPTGAIKKAQDLAARAFGAKHSFFVTNGTSTANKIVHQALVSPGDIVLVDRNCHKSHHHAMMLTGGRAAYLEAYPLNDFAFYGAVPLDRIKQLLLDYRAAGRLDEVRMVTLTNCTFDGIVYDPERVMAECLAIKPDLVFLWDEAWFAFAAFHPVTRRRTAMASAQRLEERLKTGAHASAYRAQQARLYDADGTPAPDEVWLEERLIPSPEARIRVYATHSTHKTLTALRQGSMIHVYDQDWVREAEEPFHEAFMTHTSTSPNYQILASLDLGRRQVELEGFTLVQRQLDLATSLAQAIARHPLLRRTYRVLTANELIPAEHRETRRPMPLRDGLASMWQAWATDEFVIDPSRITVEITRTGVDGDTFKHEHLMNRYGIQVNKTSRNTVLFMTNIGTTRSAVAYLIEVLVKLAERFEEERAQRDPELAAAALAAEAPMPPLPDFSAFAPGYDAPGLPDGDVRAAFFRGQQRRHIEHVLPGELRERVARGEQPVSAGFVTPYPPGFPVLVPGQIITAEVLDFMAVLDTREIHGYDPKRGYRVLRAMQSTTGDAQSTVVPAQNPATDRTS; from the coding sequence ATGACGAGGATCGAGCCCGGCAGCCCCACGAGTGAGCCGTCGAGTCGGATCAGCGCCGAGAAGACCTCCAGTCTGCCGCGCAGCGCCGGAACAGCCGCTCTCGAGCGCGATCCCGGCATGCCCTCGAGCACCTGGCGTCTGCGGAGCGACGCGTGGGAGTATCTGCGCTTCGCGGTGAAGCGGCTGGCTCTGAGCGGCGAGGACTCGGACGCGCTTGCGAGCGACAGCGAGATCCACCGCAACCTGCGGGCGCTCGAGACCATCGAGATGTACTGGGCCGGCTTCGGGCAGCGCTACGTGCAGAGCATCGGCGAACTGCTGAACACCGGTGATTACCGAACGGCGCTCGACCGCATCGGGAGGGTGGTCAACCGGCTTCGCGGCGACACGATCCCCGATGAGCCCCGCGACGAGCACCTCGACGAGCAGGAACGCGCGGAACAGGTCTCGGATGTCGATTCCCGCCCCCGCTTCGAGGTGCTGGTGATCGACGAGACGACACCGGCGGATCGCGACACGATGCGCACCGAGGCGCTCCGCCTGCGGGCGCCCGCCGACGCCTTCATCTACGAGTTCGTGGTCGTCCCTTCTGCCGACGACGCCGTGGCCGCCGTGCTCACCAATCCGAACATCCTCGCCTGCGTCGTGCGTCCCGGGTTCAGCGACCGCACGAGGCAGCGGCTGAGCCGGGAACTGCTGGAGACGATCCGCCTCGCCCGCTCCGAGGTGCACACGGGCCGCACCTCCGAGCGATCCTCGCTCGCGTCGGTGCAGCGGGTGCTGGGCCTCGCCGACACCCTGGCCGCGCTCCGGCCCGAACTCGACCTGTACCTCATGGCCGGCGCGCACATCGAGGATCTCGCGGGGGCGCTCACCCGTCGCTTCCGTCGCGTGTTCCGACGCGAGGATCAGCTTGAGCTCCACCTGTCGCTGCTGCGCCGGGTCTCCCACCTCTACGACACCCCGTTCTTCTCGGCGATCCAGGACCACGCCCGCCGACCCGTCGGCGTGTTCCATGCGCTGCCCATCGGCCGCGGCGGTTCGGTGATGAACTCGAAGTGGATCCGCGATCTCGCCGATTTCTACGGTATGAACCTGCTGCTCGCCGAGACCAGCGCGACCTCCGGCGGTCTCGATTCGCTGCTCGCGCCCACGGGCGCGATCAAGAAGGCGCAGGATCTCGCCGCGCGCGCGTTCGGCGCCAAGCACTCCTTCTTCGTGACCAACGGCACGTCGACCGCGAACAAGATCGTGCACCAGGCCCTCGTCTCCCCGGGGGACATCGTGCTCGTCGACCGCAACTGCCACAAGTCCCACCACCACGCGATGATGCTCACCGGCGGACGCGCCGCCTACCTCGAGGCCTACCCGCTCAACGACTTCGCCTTCTACGGCGCCGTACCGCTCGACCGCATCAAGCAGCTGCTGCTCGATTATCGCGCCGCCGGTCGGCTCGACGAGGTGCGCATGGTCACCCTCACCAACTGCACCTTCGACGGCATCGTCTACGACCCCGAGCGGGTCATGGCCGAGTGCCTCGCCATCAAGCCCGACCTCGTGTTCCTCTGGGACGAGGCCTGGTTCGCCTTCGCCGCGTTCCACCCCGTCACCCGCCGCCGCACGGCGATGGCCTCGGCACAGCGGCTCGAGGAGCGCCTCAAGACCGGAGCGCACGCCTCCGCCTACCGCGCCCAGCAGGCGCGCCTCTACGACGCCGACGGCACCCCCGCTCCCGACGAGGTGTGGCTCGAGGAACGGCTGATCCCCAGCCCCGAAGCGCGCATCCGCGTCTACGCGACCCACTCCACCCACAAGACGCTCACCGCACTGCGGCAGGGATCCATGATCCACGTCTACGACCAGGACTGGGTGCGCGAGGCCGAGGAGCCGTTCCACGAGGCCTTCATGACGCACACCTCGACCTCGCCGAACTACCAGATCCTCGCCTCCCTCGACCTCGGCAGGCGGCAGGTCGAGCTCGAGGGCTTCACCCTCGTGCAGCGCCAGCTCGACCTCGCCACGAGTCTCGCCCAGGCCATCGCCCGCCACCCTCTGCTGCGCCGCACCTACCGCGTGCTCACCGCGAACGAGCTCATCCCCGCCGAGCACCGTGAGACCCGCCGGCCAATGCCCCTGCGCGACGGCCTCGCCTCCATGTGGCAGGCGTGGGCCACCGACGAGTTCGTGATCGACCCGTCGCGCATCACCGTCGAGATCACCCGGACCGGGGTCGACGGCGACACGTTCAAGCACGAGCATCTCATGAACCGTTACGGCATCCAGGTCAACAAGACCAGCCGCAACACCGTGCTCTTCATGACCAACATCGGCACCACAAGATCGGCGGTCGCCTACCTCATCGAGGTGCTCGTGAAACTCGCCGAACGCTTCGAGGAGGAGCGGGCGCAGCGAGATCCCGAGCTCGCGGCGGCCGCCCTCGCCGCCGAGGCGCCCATGCCGCCGCTGCCCGACTTCAGCGCGTTCGCCCCGGGGTACGACGCCCCCGGCCTGCCCGACGGCGACGTGCGCGCCGCATTCTTCCGCGGCCAGCAGCGCCGCCACATCGAGCACGTGCTGCCCGGTGAACTGCGCGAGCGCGTCGCCCGCGGCGAGCAGCCCGTCTCTGCCGGTTTCGTCACCCCGTACCCGCCGGGCTTCCCGGTGCTGGTGCCGGGTCAGATCATCACGGCCGAGGTCCTCGATTTCATGGCCGTGCTCGACACCCGCGAGATCCACGGCTACGACCCGAAGCGCGGCTACCGCGTGCTGCGCGCCATGCAGAGCACGACGGGCGATGCGCAGAGCACCGTAGTTCCCGCGCAGAACCCGGCGACCGACAGGACCTCATAA
- a CDS encoding FAD-dependent oxidoreductase — translation MSNRAIVVGGGAWGLPAALQLQDRGWDVTLLERFEPGGPYASNGGSSRLWRLADTQVWRARAMLGTLAAMERLSERLGEPVFRRAGLLWRDDLSLPAVAEALTAIDQPVEQIEAERVAEAFPGLRPDGRDALFVEQGGVVHADRLLRGALAAFVAAGGDYRPRSRVVGIAPAERSVRVDLADGESIEGDQALVSAGPGTAELLPGLDLSLPLTPYIEQVVYLGDPRVSPPAPDLPGLVDCPIGDEPGIYAMPNGDAGYKVGLDHPLRRLHDGTLGDDLDREERPERTEVIRARVERDLTAITPRVLGAQVCTWTDSGDGDFVIGRTHPSVVLACGDSGEGFKYAAFMGEYLADLVEGGTGDAEFQQHWNPLRFGDMAPREGISAIGRH, via the coding sequence ATGAGCAATCGCGCGATCGTCGTCGGCGGGGGAGCCTGGGGCCTGCCGGCCGCGCTGCAACTGCAGGATCGGGGCTGGGATGTCACGCTGCTCGAGCGCTTCGAGCCGGGCGGCCCGTACGCCTCGAACGGCGGCAGTTCCCGCCTGTGGCGTCTCGCCGACACGCAGGTGTGGCGCGCCCGCGCGATGCTCGGCACGCTCGCCGCGATGGAGCGGCTGAGCGAGCGGCTGGGCGAACCCGTCTTCCGCCGCGCCGGGCTCCTGTGGCGCGATGACCTGTCGCTGCCCGCGGTGGCAGAGGCGCTCACGGCGATCGACCAGCCGGTCGAGCAGATCGAGGCTGAGCGCGTCGCCGAAGCCTTCCCGGGGCTGCGGCCGGACGGGCGCGACGCGCTGTTCGTCGAGCAGGGCGGCGTGGTGCACGCCGATCGATTGCTGCGGGGCGCGCTCGCGGCATTCGTCGCGGCGGGAGGCGACTACCGTCCTCGCTCCCGTGTGGTCGGGATCGCGCCCGCGGAGCGCTCGGTGCGCGTCGATCTCGCCGACGGGGAGAGCATCGAGGGGGATCAGGCTCTCGTCAGCGCGGGCCCGGGCACGGCCGAACTGCTGCCCGGCCTCGACCTCTCGCTGCCGCTCACGCCGTACATCGAGCAGGTGGTGTACCTCGGCGATCCGCGGGTCTCGCCCCCGGCCCCGGACCTGCCCGGCCTCGTCGACTGCCCCATCGGCGACGAGCCGGGCATCTACGCGATGCCGAACGGCGACGCCGGGTACAAGGTCGGTCTCGATCACCCGCTCCGCCGGCTCCACGACGGCACCCTCGGAGACGATCTCGACCGGGAGGAGCGGCCGGAGCGCACCGAGGTGATCCGCGCCCGCGTCGAGCGCGACCTCACCGCGATCACGCCCCGCGTGCTCGGCGCACAGGTCTGCACCTGGACCGACTCGGGCGACGGGGACTTCGTCATCGGCCGCACCCACCCGAGCGTTGTGCTCGCCTGCGGCGATTCGGGCGAGGGCTTCAAATACGCGGCGTTCATGGGGGAGTACCTGGCCGACCTCGTCGAGGGAGGGACGGGGGATGCGGAGTTCCAGCAGCACTGGAACCCGCTTCGCTTCGGAGACATGGCGCCCCGCGAGGGTATCAGCGCCATCGGCAGGCACTGA